The following proteins are co-located in the Rippkaea orientalis PCC 8801 genome:
- a CDS encoding LemA family protein — MPQGKVKSFITIAIIALLGVIIISQFLEGILSLLVFLGIPLGIWLTVSYNKLQGMSQRIKEAHSNIMVSMKKRVDLANKLIDITSSYGDHEKLTHITIAQQESVQSAMDTSQQVDGALNRIISLARAYPELQANQTYQMLMQQLENIEVDLQLKREFYNASVREYNIGCTSIPIVFIAGQLGFKTAPYFDIDNADTLENLKDFQTDDGKVLTTLFSQLGQKVVDSSKNMSTQFNQSMLNSSDRSSNDPNH, encoded by the coding sequence ATGCCTCAAGGCAAAGTTAAATCTTTCATAACCATTGCTATTATTGCCTTATTAGGCGTGATTATTATATCCCAATTTTTGGAAGGTATTTTATCTTTGTTAGTGTTTTTGGGTATTCCTTTAGGAATTTGGTTGACGGTTTCTTATAATAAGTTGCAAGGGATGTCACAGAGAATTAAGGAAGCCCATTCTAATATTATGGTTTCGATGAAAAAGCGGGTAGATTTAGCTAATAAATTAATTGATATTACGTCTAGTTATGGTGATCATGAAAAGCTAACTCATATTACTATTGCTCAGCAGGAATCTGTTCAATCTGCTATGGATACTTCTCAACAGGTTGATGGGGCGTTAAATCGGATTATTTCTTTAGCTAGAGCTTATCCAGAATTACAGGCAAATCAAACGTATCAAATGTTAATGCAACAACTCGAAAATATTGAGGTTGACTTACAACTGAAGCGAGAGTTTTATAATGCGTCAGTCCGTGAATACAATATCGGTTGTACTTCTATTCCTATTGTTTTTATTGCAGGACAATTAGGCTTTAAAACGGCTCCCTATTTTGATATTGACAATGCGGATACTTTAGAGAATTTAAAGGACTTTCAAACTGATGACGGCAAAGTACTTACAACCCTATTTTCTCAATTGGGGCAAAAAGTAGTAGATAGTTCAAAAAATATGAGTACACAA